The Zingiber officinale cultivar Zhangliang chromosome 10A, Zo_v1.1, whole genome shotgun sequence genome contains a region encoding:
- the LOC122026276 gene encoding uncharacterized protein LOC122026276 isoform X2 → MYAALIRGLGFIDSCCKLRHSTRRAAVYCFWIGAPVSVGDRLVMNDNNRRSSSYIVSDLLQGGDDGREKIMTIPRKEKKRKTRREEKAEKVAALDMVFRRCTGCLEDAHVEKI, encoded by the exons ATGTATGCCGCTCTTATCCGAGGGTTGGGCTTCATCGATTCGTGCTGCAAACTGAGGCATTCAACTCGCCGCGCTGCTGTCTATTGTTTTTGGATTGGTGCCCCTGTGTCGGTGGGGGATCGCTTGGTGATGAATGATAATAATCGTCGAAGCTCGAGCTATATCGTGTCAGATCTGCTTCAGGGAGGCGATGATGGAAG ggaaaagataatgaccatacctagaaaggagaagaaaagaaaaactaggagggaggagaaagcaGAAAAGGTTGCAGCTCTCGAtatggtgtttagaagatgcacagggtgtttagaagatgcacatgtagagaagatttga
- the LOC122026276 gene encoding uncharacterized protein LOC122026276 isoform X1: MYAALIRGLGFIDSCCKLRHSTRRAAVYCFWIGAPVSVGDRLVMNDNNRRSSSYIVSDLLQGGDDGRYLKTFKSADPAWFYLHISCQMLGYVIGVVDWATGLVLGNKSKGIVHTNYLLYFTRKR, from the exons ATGTATGCCGCTCTTATCCGAGGGTTGGGCTTCATCGATTCGTGCTGCAAACTGAGGCATTCAACTCGCCGCGCTGCTGTCTATTGTTTTTGGATTGGTGCCCCTGTGTCGGTGGGGGATCGCTTGGTGATGAATGATAATAATCGTCGAAGCTCGAGCTATATCGTGTCAGATCTGCTTCAGGGAGGCGATGATGGAAG ATATCTGAAGACATTCAAGTCCGCAGACCCTGCATGGTTTTACCTCCATATTTCCTGCCAGATGCTTGGCTATGTCATTGGTGTTGTTGACTGGGCTACTGGTCTGGTCCTTGGGAACAAATCCAAGGGCATTGTGCACACCAATTACCTTTTGTACTTTACAA ggaaaagataa